Proteins encoded in a region of the Spiroplasma endosymbiont of Amphimallon solstitiale genome:
- a CDS encoding IS30 family transposase, protein MYKYLTIESIIAIKEYKSYGFSIRKIAKAIDYSKSTVHRVCRLLNQNLLPLEILNKIQKNKQNAGRKLIILTLIEINTINHLLITKNYALDIIANFLKENKIKSISTKTLYNMFKTNRMGFDENNLLRKGKNKPHKQKETRGRINNCKSIHERNLIIPNIKNIEEFGHLEGDTIIGKDHKSSIITLADIWSKTTIPLATKNNKSENITKSIIKFISKLQKGTVKTITFDRGKEFSKWKLIEKNCNVKIYFADPGKPCQRGLNENNNGILRRYLPKSTDLSSYKQKDLNTIAFQINSTPRKSLSYKRPIDLIQLF, encoded by the coding sequence ATGTATAAGTATCTGACTATTGAATCAATAATAGCAATAAAAGAATATAAAAGTTATGGATTTTCGATTCGTAAAATAGCAAAAGCCATTGATTATAGTAAATCAACTGTACATAGAGTTTGTAGATTATTAAATCAAAACTTATTACCATTAGAAATATTGAATAAAATTCAAAAAAATAAACAAAATGCAGGTAGAAAATTAATAATTTTAACTTTAATAGAAATTAATACTATTAATCATTTGTTAATTACTAAAAATTATGCTCTTGATATAATTGCTAATTTTTTAAAGGAAAATAAAATAAAAAGTATTTCAACAAAAACTTTATATAACATGTTTAAAACAAATCGAATGGGTTTTGATGAAAATAACTTATTGAGAAAAGGAAAAAATAAACCTCACAAACAAAAAGAAACTAGGGGCAGAATTAATAATTGTAAGTCTATTCATGAAAGAAATTTAATCATTCCTAATATTAAAAATATAGAAGAATTTGGTCATTTAGAGGGTGATACTATCATTGGTAAAGATCATAAAAGTTCTATTATTACTTTAGCTGATATATGATCAAAAACCACAATTCCTTTAGCAACTAAAAATAATAAATCAGAAAATATTACAAAAAGTATAATAAAATTTATTTCAAAGTTACAAAAAGGAACAGTTAAAACTATTACTTTTGATCGTGGTAAAGAATTTAGTAAATGAAAATTAATCGAAAAAAATTGTAATGTTAAGATTTATTTTGCAGATCCTGGTAAACCTTGTCAAAGAGGTTTAAATGAAAATAATAATGGTATTTTAAGAAGATATTTACCAAAATCTACAGATCTATCTTCATATAAACAAAAAGATTTAAATACTATAGCATTTCAAATTAATTCTACACCCAGAAAATCACTATCTTATAAAAGACCAATAGATTTAATACAATTATTTTAA
- a CDS encoding YitT family protein: MSNNSEAKNKDKEPPLIVDAFTFKNIGVKQEIHSSWKNFNWKITSKNLLLIFIGAFLTTVSFFYFINRAGLYTNGLSAFAQLIAKFIALSYNGSITEQETTQAFWFYPVYFLINVPIIIWGLFKVGFRFTLYTIIYLLFQNGINFLLTTIDSLKNFQVLGNEPLKGTTDYWHLVLPRTFIFAALGGLIYGAGIGILFKTGGSSGGMDFISTYISMKRKYSIATIIRNTNIIIVVIVLILDGTFLQKTSLVDNFLVRPYFMSTLVYIYVAAFVMNRVYPKYMLMSVFIISNELEQIRNDIYRNNYLRGGNVWNVKGLYSGNEYKMMMTTMSLLEYNFFKTKIVQIDPKVFMVAVPAKYMHGGNAGKPPQNAPVNITEINDFLEKN, from the coding sequence ATGTCCAATAATTCAGAAGCAAAAAATAAAGATAAAGAGCCACCGTTAATTGTTGATGCCTTTACTTTTAAAAATATTGGTGTTAAACAAGAGATCCATTCTTCATGAAAAAACTTTAATTGAAAAATAACTTCCAAAAATTTATTATTAATTTTTATTGGTGCTTTTTTAACAACTGTTTCCTTTTTTTATTTTATTAATCGTGCTGGTTTATATACTAATGGTTTATCAGCTTTTGCACAATTAATAGCTAAATTTATTGCCTTATCTTATAATGGCAGTATTACTGAACAAGAAACAACGCAAGCATTTTGATTTTATCCAGTATATTTTCTTATTAATGTTCCTATCATTATTTGAGGATTATTCAAGGTTGGATTTCGTTTTACTCTTTATACTATTATTTATTTGTTATTTCAAAATGGAATTAACTTTTTGTTAACAACAATTGATTCTCTTAAAAATTTTCAAGTTTTAGGTAATGAGCCATTAAAAGGTACTACAGATTATTGGCACTTAGTTTTACCACGTACTTTTATTTTTGCTGCTTTAGGTGGATTAATTTATGGTGCTGGTATTGGTATTTTATTTAAAACTGGTGGATCTAGTGGTGGTATGGATTTTATTAGTACTTATATTTCTATGAAACGTAAATATTCAATTGCAACTATTATTAGAAATACTAATATTATTATTGTTGTTATTGTTTTAATTCTTGATGGAACTTTTTTACAGAAAACTAGTCTTGTTGATAATTTTTTAGTTAGACCTTATTTTATGTCAACGCTTGTTTATATTTATGTAGCAGCTTTTGTTATGAATAGAGTTTATCCAAAATATATGTTGATGAGTGTCTTTATTATTTCTAATGAATTAGAGCAAATCCGTAATGATATTTATCGAAATAATTATTTACGTGGTGGTAATGTTTGAAATGTGAAAGGTTTGTATTCAGGTAATGAATATAAAATGATGATGACAACAATGTCATTATTAGAATATAATTTTTTTAAAACAAAAATAGTTCAAATTGATCCTAAAGTTTTTATGGTAGCAGTTCCTGCAAAATATATGCATGGTGGTAATGCAGGTAAACCTCCACAAAATGCACCTGTTAATATTACTGAAATTAATGATTTTTTAGAAAAAAACTAA
- the yihA gene encoding ribosome biogenesis GTP-binding protein YihA/YsxC → MERIKQAQFLTSAIKEEQWPQDEIPEFCFVGRSNVGKSTFLNIICNNGKLARVSQTPGKTQMLNFFTINNNICRFVDVPGYGFAKVSNEKKIQFATMMDEYFQSRKNLKAVFLLLDLRHAPSKDDIDMLEYLQHYHLKIHLIATKVDKVKNSQLVKNKKLILSTLKLSTNTPIILFSSISKQGIDLVISKLADDVNTDEVEVET, encoded by the coding sequence ATGGAACGAATTAAGCAAGCACAATTTTTAACTAGTGCTATTAAAGAAGAACAATGGCCGCAGGATGAAATTCCTGAATTTTGTTTTGTTGGTCGCAGTAATGTTGGTAAATCAACATTTTTAAATATAATTTGTAATAATGGTAAGTTAGCTAGAGTTTCACAAACACCTGGTAAAACACAAATGCTAAATTTTTTTACAATTAATAATAATATTTGTCGCTTTGTTGATGTTCCTGGCTATGGTTTTGCTAAAGTATCAAATGAAAAAAAAATCCAATTTGCGACAATGATGGATGAATATTTTCAGTCACGAAAAAATTTAAAAGCAGTTTTTTTATTATTAGATTTAAGACATGCCCCCAGTAAAGATGATATTGATATGTTGGAATATTTACAACATTATCATTTAAAAATTCATTTAATTGCTACTAAAGTTGATAAAGTGAAAAATAGTCAATTAGTAAAAAATAAAAAATTAATATTATCAACTTTAAAACTTAGCACTAATACTCCTATTATTTTATTTTCTAGTATTAGTAAACAAGGAATTGATTTAGTAATTAGTAAATTAGCAGATGATGTTAATACTGATGAAGTTGAAGTAGAAACTTAA
- a CDS encoding IS30 family transposase, whose translation MWLNKQISICLCDSLKEAGKTVHRVCRLLNQNLLPLEILNKIQKNKQNAGRKLIILTLIEINTINHLLITKNYALDIIANFLKENKIKSISTKTLYNMFKTNRMGFDENNLLRKGKNKPHKQKETRGRINNCKSIHERNLIIPNIKNIEEFGHLEGDTIIGKDHKSSIITLADIWSKTTIPLATKNNKSENITKSIIKFISKLQKGTVKTITFDRGKEFSKWKLIEKNCNVKIYFADPGKPCQRGLNENNNGILRRYLPKSTDLSSYKQKDLNTIAFQINSTPRKSLSYKRPIDLIQLF comes from the coding sequence ATCTGATTGAATAAGCAAATTAGTATTTGTTTATGTGATTCATTAAAAGAAGCAGGTAAAACTGTACATAGAGTTTGTAGATTATTAAATCAAAACTTATTACCATTAGAAATATTGAATAAAATTCAAAAAAATAAACAAAATGCAGGTAGAAAATTAATAATTTTAACTTTAATAGAAATTAATACTATTAATCATTTGTTAATTACTAAAAATTATGCTCTTGATATAATTGCTAATTTTTTAAAGGAAAATAAAATAAAAAGTATTTCAACAAAAACTTTATATAACATGTTTAAAACAAATCGAATGGGTTTTGATGAAAATAACTTATTGAGAAAAGGAAAAAATAAACCTCACAAACAAAAAGAAACTAGGGGCAGAATTAATAATTGTAAGTCTATTCATGAAAGAAATTTAATCATTCCTAATATTAAAAATATAGAAGAATTTGGTCATTTAGAGGGTGATACTATCATTGGTAAAGATCATAAAAGTTCTATTATTACTTTAGCTGATATATGATCAAAAACCACAATTCCTTTAGCAACTAAAAATAATAAATCAGAAAATATTACAAAAAGTATAATAAAATTTATTTCAAAGTTACAAAAAGGAACAGTTAAAACTATTACTTTTGATCGTGGTAAAGAATTTAGTAAATGAAAATTAATCGAAAAAAATTGTAATGTTAAGATTTATTTTGCAGATCCTGGTAAACCTTGTCAAAGAGGTTTAAATGAAAATAATAATGGTATTTTAAGAAGATATTTACCAAAATCTACAGATCTATCTTCATATAAACAAAAAGATTTAAATACTATAGCATTTCAAATTAATTCTACACCCAGAAAATCACTATCTTATAAAAGACCAATAGATTTAATACAATTATTTTAA
- a CDS encoding DUF3137 domain-containing protein has translation MKHNLSPKVVNEIVNNIHTDYNNSSNHWWIKLINNRLWISLWIITIIIALIAIGASIGINKSSFIKKPFTIISIIGFIVGCFLLVQSFVLKTKIHEKLIEELPIINYYQWVIKDNNSQMNLTTISDYWTIEPQGNLPLDEQPNYYNYCEQVMIGSINGQNFNYGSIINQKVMYETSSGYNSAAQVIETEKITCYYTRFVYYTTIIRNNNFTMTLTPRNIFSKKFRSKKKVQLESHLFEDLFEVKCDNQIKLRLILEPKVMNLLNEFAYSLGNKDLPIIHIENEQLTLSWKYELGKNPYNDGKGKLMVLPTTTNLEKFINKLLAMISKDILNLTQAQMWVNSLQLL, from the coding sequence ATGAAACATAATTTATCGCCAAAGGTTGTAAATGAGATTGTTAATAATATTCATACTGACTATAATAATAGTAGTAATCATTGATGAATTAAATTAATAAATAATCGTTTATGAATTAGTTTATGAATTATTACTATCATTATTGCTCTAATTGCTATTGGTGCTAGTATTGGTATTAACAAATCATCATTTATTAAAAAACCATTTACCATTATTAGTATTATTGGATTCATTGTTGGATGTTTTTTATTAGTACAGAGTTTTGTATTAAAAACTAAAATTCATGAAAAATTAATAGAAGAGTTACCAATTATTAACTATTATCAATGAGTTATTAAAGATAATAATTCACAAATGAATTTAACAACTATTAGTGATTATTGAACAATTGAACCACAAGGTAATTTACCTTTAGATGAACAACCTAATTATTATAATTATTGCGAACAAGTAATGATAGGAAGTATTAATGGTCAAAATTTTAACTATGGAAGTATCATTAACCAAAAAGTTATGTATGAGACAAGTTCTGGATATAATAGTGCTGCTCAAGTTATTGAAACAGAAAAAATTACTTGTTATTATACACGTTTTGTTTATTATACAACTATTATTAGGAATAATAATTTTACAATGACATTAACACCACGTAATATATTTTCAAAAAAATTTCGTAGTAAAAAGAAAGTTCAATTAGAATCACATTTATTTGAAGATTTATTTGAAGTAAAATGTGATAATCAAATTAAATTAAGATTAATTTTAGAACCAAAAGTAATGAATTTACTTAATGAATTTGCTTATAGCTTAGGAAATAAGGATTTACCGATTATTCACATAGAAAATGAACAATTAACATTAAGTTGAAAATATGAATTAGGAAAAAATCCTTATAATGATGGAAAAGGCAAATTGATGGTTTTACCCACTACTACTAACCTTGAAAAGTTTATTAATAAATTATTAGCAATGATTAGTAAAGATATTTTAAATTTAACGCAAGCACAAATGTGAGTTAATAGCTTACAATTATTATAA
- a CDS encoding transposase family protein, with amino-acid sequence MTYFELKDKSDQYFRKIVGINKLVFNEILNILLDHQKLKITIGGRPYKMSIKDRLVMTLRYLYENRTYHSIGAEYNMVDTTALRNIRSIEDILIKNNNFNNLTNKNIFFKKKN; translated from the coding sequence ATGACATATTTTGAATTAAAAGATAAATCGGATCAATATTTTCGTAAAATAGTTGGTATTAATAAACTAGTTTTTAATGAAATTTTAAATATTTTATTAGATCATCAAAAGCTAAAAATTACCATTGGTGGAAGACCATATAAAATGTCAATAAAAGATAGACTAGTAATGACTTTAAGATATTTATATGAAAATCGTACATATCATAGTATTGGCGCTGAGTATAATATGGTTGATACTACTGCTTTACGAAATATTCGTTCAATTGAAGACATTTTAATAAAAAATAATAACTTTAATAATTTAACAAATAAAAATATTTTTTTTAAAAAGAAGAATTAA
- a CDS encoding transposase family protein, whose product MIIDVTEVETERPKYNQKDWFSGKKWMHTVKFQTIINAHTNEILNIFPDIGKNHDFKTFKNSKLKFSPETIIIADKGYQGLQKIHANTFLPIKTNKNNPKTSKIKIFNKIINKTRRKVEHVFAFLKYFKIIGYKFRKGRKRIFLRFI is encoded by the coding sequence TTGATAATTGATGTAACAGAAGTAGAAACAGAACGACCAAAATATAACCAAAAAGATTGATTTTCTGGTAAAAAATGAATGCATACTGTTAAGTTTCAAACCATAATTAATGCACATACTAATGAAATTTTAAATATTTTTCCTGATATTGGTAAAAATCATGATTTTAAAACTTTTAAAAATTCAAAGTTAAAATTTTCACCAGAAACTATAATTATTGCAGATAAAGGTTATCAAGGTTTACAAAAAATTCATGCTAATACATTTTTACCTATTAAAACTAATAAAAACAATCCTAAAACAAGTAAAATTAAAATTTTTAATAAGATTATTAATAAAACTCGCAGAAAAGTTGAACATGTTTTTGCGTTTTTAAAATATTTTAAAATTATTGGTTATAAATTTAGAAAAGGCAGAAAACGAATATTTTTAAGATTTATTTAA
- the mgtA gene encoding magnesium-translocating P-type ATPase: MKIFLNKIYFKLQFSFKKPLVYTNGDYIKQIAQFNQKQLLENLDLHNFGLKTDQIEIRRKKYGINTLKNTKFNWILEFLKAYFGPFNIILAIITIYNLFSYFTTNDTSIYSLVAAIIVGTMILLSGTLIYIQSIRAFFITKHLTILVKNTATVIRNININQITKENSIKIIKQAQEINVNELLPGDLIYLSAGDLIPADLKILLSNDLFINQSSLTGESLPAEKHAINDPAYQNLFDLQNICFMGTSVVSGSAIAIVIATATNTYFATIADTINKQRPLSIFSKGIKRVTLMLICFMLVMVPIVLIINGLLKSDWPAAFIFSISVAVGLTPEMLPMIVTSNLARGASKMSKQKVVVKQLAAIQNLGAIDILCTDKTGTLTNDNIEVVNHITLDNKTNNDLIKFIYLNSYFQTGIKNPMDNSILEFGEKNNLKNISNYYQKIDEIPFDFNRRKLTVVLEDKLNNKKLICKGAIEEVINTCNRIVYQDKVIPLNSDLMKMVNKKITKLNEQGLRVLGVSYEDTNLTNNKYNETNEKNLIFLGFVTFLDTPKPTATKMIKLLKTHGVDLKILTGDNELITRAICNRVNLEIKGLISGEQLTGLTEYELKRIVENNNIFVKLNPLQKAKIIQTLKSNDHVVGFMGDGINDALVLRNADVGISVDNATDIAKEASDIILLEKSLLVLEKGIIEGRRIFGNILKYIKITIASNFGNVFSVLVASSWFAFAPMSPVQLLFQNLLYDISQFTIAFDRVDPSFLLKPQRWNPKGMLPFAFINGPISSIFDISTFAILGFGFGVFANPSAENINMFNSGWFIEGLLTQTLIVQMFRTEKIPFIQSRGTWPVNIMAIVICTIGLSLPYTYIGHQMNMVGPPPVYIPIVLGIIMTYCMLSQLIKMGYIKVFKKWL, from the coding sequence ATGAAGATTTTTTTAAACAAAATTTACTTTAAATTACAATTTAGTTTTAAAAAACCATTAGTTTACACAAATGGTGATTATATTAAACAAATTGCACAATTTAACCAAAAACAATTGTTAGAGAATTTAGATTTACATAATTTTGGTCTTAAAACAGACCAAATTGAAATAAGAAGAAAAAAATATGGTATTAATACTTTAAAAAATACAAAATTTAATTGAATTTTAGAATTTTTAAAAGCATATTTTGGACCATTCAATATAATTTTAGCCATTATTACTATCTATAATTTATTCTCATATTTTACAACAAATGATACTTCAATTTATTCATTGGTTGCCGCTATTATTGTTGGAACTATGATTTTATTAAGTGGAACCCTAATTTACATTCAATCAATACGAGCTTTTTTTATTACTAAACATTTAACAATTTTGGTCAAAAATACAGCTACTGTTATTCGTAATATAAACATTAATCAAATTACTAAAGAAAACTCAATTAAAATAATTAAACAAGCACAAGAAATAAATGTTAATGAATTATTACCCGGTGATTTAATTTATTTATCAGCTGGTGATTTAATTCCTGCTGATTTAAAAATTTTATTAAGCAATGATTTATTTATTAATCAATCATCATTAACAGGAGAATCACTACCTGCTGAAAAACACGCTATTAACGATCCTGCATATCAAAACTTATTTGATTTACAAAATATTTGTTTTATGGGAACAAGTGTTGTTTCTGGAAGTGCAATTGCTATTGTTATAGCAACAGCTACTAACACCTACTTCGCTACTATTGCTGATACAATAAATAAACAACGTCCATTAAGCATTTTTTCCAAAGGAATTAAACGCGTTACTTTAATGTTAATTTGCTTTATGCTAGTAATGGTACCCATTGTGTTAATTATCAATGGCCTTTTAAAAAGCGATTGACCTGCAGCATTTATTTTTTCAATTTCGGTTGCTGTTGGTTTAACTCCTGAAATGCTACCAATGATTGTTACCTCTAATCTAGCACGAGGTGCTAGTAAAATGAGTAAACAAAAAGTAGTTGTTAAACAACTAGCTGCTATTCAAAATTTAGGTGCAATTGATATTTTATGTACTGATAAAACAGGAACTTTAACTAATGATAATATTGAAGTAGTCAACCATATAACATTGGACAATAAAACAAATAATGATTTAATTAAGTTTATTTATTTAAATAGTTATTTTCAAACAGGAATAAAAAATCCAATGGATAATTCAATACTTGAATTTGGAGAAAAAAATAATTTAAAAAATATAAGTAATTATTATCAAAAAATTGATGAAATTCCTTTTGATTTTAATCGTCGTAAATTAACAGTTGTTTTAGAAGATAAATTAAATAATAAAAAATTAATTTGTAAAGGTGCAATTGAAGAAGTTATTAATACATGTAATCGTATAGTTTATCAAGATAAAGTAATACCATTAAATTCTGATTTAATGAAAATGGTTAATAAAAAAATAACAAAATTAAATGAACAAGGATTACGTGTCTTAGGTGTCTCATATGAAGATACAAATCTTACTAATAATAAATATAATGAAACAAACGAAAAAAATTTAATTTTTCTTGGTTTTGTAACTTTTCTTGATACACCAAAACCTACAGCAACAAAAATGATCAAATTGCTAAAAACACATGGTGTTGATCTTAAAATATTAACTGGTGATAATGAATTAATAACAAGAGCAATTTGTAATCGTGTTAATCTAGAAATTAAAGGATTAATTTCTGGTGAACAATTAACTGGCCTAACTGAATATGAATTAAAAAGAATTGTTGAAAATAATAATATTTTTGTTAAACTAAACCCATTACAAAAAGCAAAGATTATTCAAACTTTAAAAAGTAATGATCACGTTGTTGGTTTCATGGGTGATGGTATTAATGATGCTTTAGTATTAAGAAATGCTGATGTTGGAATTTCTGTTGATAATGCTACTGATATTGCAAAAGAAGCATCAGATATCATTTTATTAGAAAAATCATTATTAGTTTTAGAAAAAGGGATTATTGAAGGTCGTCGCATTTTTGGTAATATTTTAAAATATATTAAAATTACGATTGCTTCTAACTTTGGTAATGTCTTTAGTGTGCTAGTAGCATCATCATGATTTGCTTTTGCACCAATGTCACCAGTACAATTATTATTTCAAAATTTATTATATGATATTTCACAATTTACTATTGCCTTTGATCGTGTTGATCCATCATTTTTATTAAAACCACAACGCTGAAATCCAAAAGGAATGTTACCATTTGCTTTTATTAATGGACCTATAAGTAGCATTTTTGATATCTCTACTTTTGCCATTTTAGGATTTGGATTTGGTGTCTTTGCTAATCCTTCTGCAGAAAATATTAATATGTTCAATTCAGGATGATTTATTGAAGGTTTATTAACGCAAACATTAATAGTACAAATGTTTAGAACTGAAAAAATTCCTTTTATTCAAAGTCGTGGTACTTGACCAGTGAATATAATGGCAATTGTTATTTGTACCATTGGATTAAGTTTACCTTATACTTACATTGGTCATCAAATGAATATGGTAGGACCACCGCCAGTCTATATTCCAATTGTTTTAGGAATAATCATGACTTATTGTATGCTAAGTCAATTAATAAAAATGGGATATATTAAAGTATTTAAAAAATGATTATAA